Genomic window (Cellulosilyticum lentocellum DSM 5427):
TGCAAGCTCTAGCAGCTCTGCTTCTTTATTATTCCCTAATAAGTTGTCCATAGAACCTTGGTGAGTAAATTCTCCACTTGTAATTACTGGATAAGATAAGATAAGTTTATTAGGCTTTACTTTTTCACGATCAGTTCCAATATAGGATTCTAGAAAAGACTTATTCCAAAATGTACCTACGCTTGCACATAGATGTCCTCCAGCTGAAAAACCACATACAGCAATTTGATCTTTATCGATTTTCCATTCTTCTGCATGCTCTCTAATATAACCAATAGCCGTTAAAGCTTCACATAAAGCTTGTGGAAAACGTGCTGGTGCTGGGCTATAGTGTAAAACAAAAGCACATACGCCTTCTGTTAAAAATTTAAGTGCTATAGGTTCGCCCTCCCTTTCAGAGGTATATTCATAGCCACCTCCAGGCAGTATCAAGACCGCTGGGCGAATACGATATATTCCTTGTGCTTCATGCGTATCTGGAATATATGCTAATAGTCTTGCCGTATTTTCTGAAGCCCCTTCAGTTTTTATAGTAATATTTTTCTCAAAGTGTTTCATTTATCCACCTCTACTCATATAGTATTTATCGTTTCATTATAAAATATTTTGTCTTTATTTTATATTATCATTTTTACATAAAAATCTTATGTGCTCTTATCTGATTTGGAGGAATCTTTTTTACACTTTTCTATATCATTCAGTGTCTGATTATAACAATCACGTACTAAGTCTATTGCTGTTAGGAAAATGCAACCATTACCTACTTCCGCCGGTGTATAACCAAAATTAATTGTTCTTTTAATAAGTTGGGCATACATTTCACTTTCAGTTAGTTTCCTACCAAATTCTTTCTTACAATAGTTCATTAAAAGCGCTAGCGCCCCTGTTACATGAGGTACAGCCATGGAAGTACCAGACATCTTGGCATAAGTTCCATCTAGATAAGTAGACAAAATGCCTACTCCTGGTGCCACCAGATCCAAATGGCGCTCTCTCTTCATTTGTTTATTAAGGTTTCCATAATCTACAGAACCCACAGAAATACACTCATCATAATCTGCAGGATAAGATATCATAGGTAGACCATCCGCATTTTCGTTTGCTGCCGCACATACAACTAAAATATTATGTCTAATTGCTTCTCTAATAGCTTCATGAAGCATTTCATTATCTGCTTCTCCTCCTAGCGATAAAGAAATAATATCCACCTTAATCTTTATAGAATAATAAATTGCATTAATAATTGAGCTGTATCGAGCTATCCCTTTTTTATTACTGGCTTTTAAAATAATTAAACTAGCTTCTGGCGCCACTCCGACCACACCTGTCCCATTCATACTAGCAGCAATTGTGCCACATACGTGGGTACCATGACCATTATAATCCTTATATATATTTGCATTTCCTTCATCCTCCTCTGTAAAATTTCTTCCACCAATAATCCTATCCTTTAACTCTATATGTTCTGTATCACACCCCGTGTCTATAACAGCAATAGTAACTCCTCGTCCTTTTTCTCCCTGTTCCCATAGCTTTGAGGCCCCTATCAAATCTACTCCTTTAGGTAATTTATATACTTCTTTTTGAACTTCTATCAACTGATAATTAGCGAGTTTCATTGTAGAATCTGACATTTAAATGTACCTCCTTCCCTATCTATATTATATTATGAAGCTTATTTATGGTTTGTACCTTAAAAAGAGTTTAGAAATAGTAGTTTTACTTTTTCGAATATTTTTCATTGAAATAGTTTATTTTTTAATATATAATGAATAAATATTATATATTTTAAATTTTTATTCATAAGGAGGATGCTATGGATACTCAAAAGTTTAATGTTTATGTGGATGGGCAAGCTGGTACAACTGGCCTTAAGATAAATGAACGTTTAAAACTTCACCCCTATATTAATATTCTTAAGATTGATGAAGATAAAAGAAAAGACCCAGCTGCTCGTAAAGAAATGATTAACGCTGCTGATATCGTTTTTCTATGCCTTCCTGATGCTGCTTCTATAGAAGCAGTCTCAATGATTGACCCTGCTAACACACGCACTAAAGTCATTGATGCTAGTACAGCTCACCGTACTCATCCAGAATGGACCTACGGTATTCCTGAATTAAGCGCCCAGGCAAGAGAAGCAATTAGTCATTCTACACGTACTACTGTGGCTGGCTGCTATGCGAGTGCTTTTATCTTACCTCTATATCCACTAGTGCAATCTGGCATCATTCCTGCAGATTATCCCATCTCTTCTCATGGTATATCTGGCTATAGTGGTGCTGGCAAGTCAGCTATATTAGAATATACTGACCCTCACAGAGATGAGCTTTACCCTACCTATGGTACACCTAGACATTATGCTTTAGGACTTCATCATAAACATGTACCAGAAATGCAGCAAAAAGTAGGATTAACCTATCCACCTATTTTCTCACCTATTATTGCTGATTACTATCAAGGGTTAGCTGTAGCTACTCAAATTCATACAAGACTACTAGGTAAAAAAGTGACTCCACTTGATGTACATACTTACTTGGCTAAGCACTATGAAGGCCAAAATTTTGTAAAGGTAATGCCTTTTAACCCTTCACAATGTTTAGATGAAAATTTCTATAATCCAGTTGCATGTAACGGCACAAATAATGCGGAAATCTTTGTTTTCGGTAATGATGAGCAAATCTTGCTCCTTACGCGTTTAGACAACCTCGGTAAAGGTGCTTCTGGCGCTGCTGTTCAAAACATGAATATTATGCTTGGTTTAGATGAAACGATATCACTCATCTAATACTATGGGGACAGGTCTTAAAAGCAATTTTTAAGACCTGTCCCCATATTTAATTATCTCGTCATATTTAGTTATTTGAAGAACCGTCCCCATTTGTTTGTCCCTTTTTATTCTTAAGAACCGTCCCCATAGTAAAATCATATAAGTTTGATTATCTGAGCTGTCATTGGAGTTAAAGTAATAGTTGAGGCTAGTTTAACTTCCTTATCTGTGAAGAGGTCTATTCCTTTTAATGATTTTGGCAATCTTACTTGCTCATGGTCATCGCTATTATTTAAAAGAACTAGAATGCTCTCTGAGCCCGCATTTCTTGTAAAACCTAAACAGTTATTTTCACAAAGGATAGTTTTATAATCTCCTGTCTGAAGTGCTGGATGTGTTTTTCTAAGCTTAATCATTTGTTTGTAAAAGCTTAGAAGCTCTTGATCTTGCTTCTTAGGATCCCACTCCATACACTTTCTACATTCTGGATCATCTCCGCCATTTAAACCAATTTCATCTCCATAGTAAATATAGGGTACGCCAATGTAAGTAAATTGAAAGGCAAGCATAAGAAGCATACGTTTTTTATCATCACTAGCTTCTGTTAAAAATCGTTTTGTATCGTGACTATCACAAAGGTTCCAGAGTTGCCTTGTAATACTCTCCATATAAATCGCTCTATTTTCTGCTAGAACGTGGTCAAAGCGTTCTACACCTATACTTCTTCTAGCAAAGAAATCTGTTACTGCCCATTTGAAAGGATAATTCATGATACCGTCTAGCTGATCTCCCTTTAGAAAAGAAGCTGCTTCATGCATAATTTCCCCTATGACAATGGCATCCTTTTTAACGGATTTAACTACCTTTCTAAATGCTTTCCAAAACTCATGATCTACTTCATCACAAACATCTAATCTCCAACCATCTATATCCACTTCTTCTATCCAGTATTTAGCTACTTTCAATAGGTAAGCTTCTACTTCAGGATTATGTATTTGAAACTTAGGCATTTTTTTATGGCAAGCTCCAAAAGTATAATAATTAACCTTTTCTTGATCAATAGGTAAGCTATCTATATGGTACCAGTCTTTGTAAGGTGAAGCCTCTCCCTTTTCTATAACGTCTTTAAATGCAAAGAAGTCATCTCCAGAATGATTAAACACTGCATCAAAAACAATTTTCATACCACGCTCATGGCACTTTCTCACAAGCTCTTTAGCGATTTCTACATCCCCAAACTGAGGATCAATCTTATAATAATCTTTAGTATTGTACTTATGATTTGAATTAGATTCAAAGATAGGCGTTAAATATAAGAGATTAACCCCTAAATCCTCTAGATAATCCAAATGATTGATAATACCTCTTAAATCTCCACCAAACATAGTTCTAAGTCCAACCTTGCTGCCCCAAGGTAAGGTGTTTTCCGGATTAATTGTTTCATCTCCGTTATCAAAGCGATCTACAAAGATTTGATACACAACGGCTTGTTGCAACCATTCTTCCTCCTTATATATGTCCCCTTCACAAATGTAGGCATACTGAAATGGTGTTAAGTATTCAAAAGAGCTGACCTCTTCTTGACCACGTTCATCTAAGAAGACTATTTTCTCTTGTGTATCTATAAGCTCAAAGAAATATTTATACCTATTTCTAAAGCAGGAAATATCTACACTCCAAAAATCAAAGAGCTCTGTACTTGTATAAAGTTCTAGAGGTTTCTTTTTAAATTCACCATCATCATCGTAACGGTCTCTAAAGTATACATTACACGCTTTTAAGTCGCCTCTAGCTGCTCTTAAACGAAGTGCTAAAGTATCTTTATCTTTGCCATAGGCATAAGGTATATCTGTTGTATGGTAAATAGCATATTTATTCATTTCTTTTCCCCCGATTGGTTTGAATTTGATTTGATTATAGCAAAGTAACCTTTGTATTTTTGTTTATAATTCATATAATTTGTTTCTTTTTTATTTAACTTAAAAAGTGTATACTAAAAATAACTTATATTGAAATAGAGATTAATTTAATAAAATTAACTTTGTAAAAAAGAACATAACAAGTAAAGGACGAGAAATATGCGAGAAATATTTGTTTCTGACGATTACTTTTTTAATCTAGAGGTTTCCCTTATTATGGAGACAAGAGACAAGGAAAAATTGTTACAGCTAGTCAAACAAAAGCATAGCTGGGAAATCCAAGACAACTTATCTGCTTCGACTAAACGTAATGACCTACTCATATGGAATGTTTTGTACACTCGGGAAATCATTAAAAATGGTGTATCCAAACAATATCTTCATCCTGTTTATAATAAGTACTATAAGTCTATTCAACTACTTTCCTCTCTAGCTGAGCTTCAAGATATCGAGTGTAAAATGATTCATTCCTACTTTGATATTCTTACTCACTCTTTAGAAGCTGCTGGACATACCATGGTTAATAAAATGATTAGCTATCTCTATTTACATATTGAAGACAAAATCGTCTTATCCGATATGGCTGCTGCCGTTAATCTTTCTATAGGCTATATGTGCCAGTGTTTTAAAGAGGCTTTGGGCATGTCTATCATGAACTACAATAAAAAGATTAAAATAGAACGTGCTCAAATCTTACTTACAGGCACAGACTACAGTATTTTAGAAATTGCTACTTTATTAGGCTTTTGTGACCAAAGTAACTTCTGCAAAGCTTTCAAACAAATTACCGGAATGTCCCCTTCTAAGTATCGCTCCTTAGACATTAAATAACCTATAGGCTTGTTTTAGACGTTTCGTAAAAATAATAGGCATAGCCTTTAAATGTTTATACATTAATGACTATGCCTATTATTTGTTAGCTAATTTTTGTTTATTTTAGTGTTTTATAGACTACCTTATTTAGTTTATTCTCATATCATCTTGACTTCGCCAATTAAGCATACTCCAATAACACACTATTTGTGTTTCATTTTATTCTCAAGATTTCCTATGCCTTGCATTGTTTTATCAATAGCTTTTTCAGCACCTTTTTTCATAGCTTTTACGCCTGCAGTTGCTTTTTGGCTAAGATATTCACTTCCTGCAATGGCTTTGTGTCCTAAGTCTTCAACGCTACCTAACGCTTTGTGACCTAGATCCCCAGCATCATCCATTACATGATGAGCCATGTTTTGTACATCTTGTTTGTATTTTTCGAATGTATCTTTTTTATCTTGCATCAAAATCACCTCTTGTAGGTATTATTTGCTACTTATGATTTTGTATACATATAATTTTAATAAAACTAATCATTCGCTTTTTAAACGCCTTTATTTTAAGAACCGTCCCTACTTGCTACCCATTAAGAACCGTCCCCAAATAAAATGCTACTATAAGTTGTAAAAGAAGAATGGCTGGCATGCCGTATTTAAAATACCAATGCTTTGTTTTATGTCTAAATTTCTTCATGCCAGCTATACTGCCGATACTTCCCCCTAGAATAGCTACTGTAAATAAAGCTTTTTCTGAAATGCGATATTCTCCTCTTTTGGCTTTTTTCTTATCTGACCACATCGTTACATAGCCTAAAATATTCATTAATAGGAGATATCCTAGTAAAATTAATATGTTATTCATGACTTTTCCTCTCTTGTCTTTTAGTTGTACTGCTTTATCTTGATTTGTAATTTAAATAACTCTTCTTCCTACTAATATAAGTTTAGTTAGAACTATCCCCTTTTGTCAACTAAGCTATTTTTGCACGGCAAAAGTCTCTTTATTTTAGAATAAGATCTTCTAAAATAAAGAGACTTCACATAGATTACTAATTTAAATGTTACTACTTCTATATGTTTAAGAGACTCTTTATGATTTACCCTGTCGAAAAGTAAAAGTATTATAAAGCTTTTTTCTCCATAAACCCAAATAGCTGTTCTCTTGTTGGTAGACCTTCATTGTCTCCCTTATGCATAACTTGAAGTGCACCAATAGCATTAGCTCTGTCTGCACATTCGCGTACATCTTTATTTTCTAAAAGCCCACTGATGAAACCAACAGCAAAACCATCTCCTGCGCCTACTGTATCGATTACTTTTTCAACGTGGTAACCACCTATGTATGCTTCCTCTGTTTGAGTCTTTACGTATGCGCCTTTTGGTCCCATCTTAATAACTACATTTTTTACACCATGGCTTAAATAGAAATCTGCAATATCTTTTTCATGATTAAAGCCAGTTAAGATTTTTCCTTCTGAAATACCTGGAAGTACTGTATCACATCTAAATGCAATTTTATTAATAGTAGCTACCATATCAGTTGAATCTTTCCATAAGCTTGGTCTTAAGTTTGGATCAAATGAAGTTGTTAAACCATTATTTTTTGCTTTCTCTATAAGGTAAAGTAATGTGGCTCTTGAAATATCTGAAATAGCTGGGAAAATACCTGTTAAGTGGAAGTGATTGAAACCACACATATCAATTTCATCTACATCATCTACTTTTAAATTAGAAGCCGCAGAACCATTACGATAGTAAGCTACATCTGGATCTCCAACTGAAGTTTTCCCTTTAAGCTGGAAAGCTGTTGGGTAATGATCGTCAAAACAGATAAAACTTGTATCAATGCCTTCACCTTTTAAGAAGTCAATTAAGTATTTGCCGAATGGGTCCCTCCCTAATTTGGTAATGTAACATACTTCATGTTCAAGTCTTTTTAGACCTATGGCTACATTCATTTCAGCTCCTGCTGCTGATCTTGTAAAACTTGTTACTGTATCTAAAGTGCCTTCTGTTTCTGCAATAAATAATGCCATAGGTTCCCCTACTAAAATTACTTTTGACATTTTACGTCCTCCTATTTTTTTATATTGGTAATAGTTTATAGTCCACTAGCTTTTATATTTAGGTACGATGATGTCTACTCCTTAAATATCTTCCAAACATGTTTGTTACTATAAAAATTATTCCATTCGCCCATGATTTTGTTTCATTTAATGTAACATTGTCTATTAATTGTCAAAAAAAATACGACTAAAGCCACATTTCATTTTTCTGTGTGTTTTAATCGTCTTTCATAATTAGGGTGCATAATAAGGGTATGCACCCTAATTCTTTAGGAGTGTCTCTATATGGTACTGTTAGTATAGAGACCATAGTGCATTGCACTAAGATAAGGGGTAATATGTTTCGCTAATAACTTATCTTTGAACACGTCCAGAACCGTCTCCACCAGCAAGAGATTGAACTTCTGCTACTGATACGCGATTGAAGTCGCCTTCGATTGTGTGTTTTAAACATGAAGCTGCAACTGCAAATTCGATTGCTGCTTGTGGTTCATAGTTGTTAACTAATGAGTAGATGAGACCACCGCCAAATGAATCTCCTCCACCTACACGGTCAACAATACGTACAGCGTATTTTTTAGAGAAGAAGTAATCTTCGCCATTGTATAACATTGCTGCCCAATTGTTATCACTTGCTGAGATTGACTCTCTAAGAGTAATTGCTACATATTCAAATCCAAATCTATCTTTAAGTTGTTTAGCTACATCTTTATAACCATCATGGTTAACTTCACCTTTTGTTACGTCAGTGTTTGCTGCGTGAATACCGAATACGTCTGCTGCATCTTCTTCGTTAGCAATACATACATCTACATATTCCATAAGTCCAGCCATTACTTGACCAGCTTTTTCTCTAGTCCATAATTTTTTTCTGTAGTTAAGGTCACAGCTTACTTTGATGCCTTTAGCTTTAGCTGCTTTACATGCTTCTAAACAGATAGCTGCTGCATTGTCACCTAATGCTGGTGTGATACCTGTAAAGTGGAACCATGTTGCTCCTTCAAAGATTTCATCCCAGTTAAAATCAGCTGTTGTTGCTTCCATAATTGCAGAGTGATTTCTATCATAAATTACTTTTGAAGGTCTTTGAGAAGCACCTTTTTCTAAGAAGTAAATACCAATTCTTTCTCCACCGCGAGCGATATGTTTTGTTTCTACACCGTATCTACGGAGATCATTAATAGCTGCTTGACCGATTTCGTGTGCTGGTAATTTTGTAACGAATTCTGCATCTACACCATAATTAGCAAGAGAAACAGCTACGTTAGCTTCTCCACCGCCATATGTAGCTTGAAATTGATCTACTTGGTTAAATCTTAAGTATCCGTTTGGTGCAAGTCTTAACATAATTTCGCCGAAAGTTACTACTTTATTGTTCATGGTTCATTCTCCTATTTTATTGAATTAAAATTTATTGATTAAGTTTACTCATACTATAGCCAATTCTCCTTAGAGTCCAATAGCTAAGAATCACTTTTTATAGTACTAGCACTTTATCTAGTCTTAGTTGTCATTGTTAGTGAGTTAATTAACAGTATTTAGGTAAGTTAAAAGACTCTTTATTGTTAGTCACGTCTTTTATAATTTGTCTTTTAATTAAGTGTTTTAAATTGCTTGTTTATGTTTTAGAAAGCTATTATTTTTGTAATAAATGAATAGCGAATCCACCGATTTCTTCTTCTAAGTAAATAGCTGCAAGTTTACCTTTTGCGTTATATTTAGCTGACTCTTCATTGATTTTAACACCTTTTGCTTTAAGGTAAGCTACTGCTCTTTCAATGTAGTTTGTTTTATATGCAATATGACCTTTTGCGCCAAGGTATGGTGATTTCATAACTTCAATACCTTTACCAGCAAAGATTGAACTATTGCCTTCTTTGATTGATGTATTAAATAAACCATCGAAACCAGCTGCGATTTCTGAAGCTGCTGCTTCTGATTCTGCATTGATACCAACGTGTGCAAGCTCAAAGCCTAACATTTGTGTTACAGCTTCTCTTGTCATTTCTGTGATTTTATCAAATTCACCTGCTGCTACTAAGCTTGGATCTACCATCCAGCTACCACCACAAGCGATGATTCTATCAAATGATAAGTAATCATTAAGATTTTTAGCATTGATTCCACCAGTAGGCATGAATTTCATGTTTGTGTATGGACCAGCCATTGATTTAATAAGTTTAATACCACCAACTGCTTCAGCTGGGAAGATTTTTACAACATTAAGACCAAGCTCGATAGCTTGCTCGATATCTGAAGGATTAGCACAACCTGGTGTAACAGGGATACCTTTATCTACACAGTATTTCACTACTTTTGGATTAAGCCCTGGACTTA
Coding sequences:
- a CDS encoding alpha/beta hydrolase produces the protein MKHFEKNITIKTEGASENTARLLAYIPDTHEAQGIYRIRPAVLILPGGGYEYTSEREGEPIALKFLTEGVCAFVLHYSPAPARFPQALCEALTAIGYIREHAEEWKIDKDQIAVCGFSAGGHLCASVGTFWNKSFLESYIGTDREKVKPNKLILSYPVITSGEFTHQGSMDNLLGNNKEAELLELASLENQVTKDVPPSFIWHTYEDETVPVQNALLFASALVKEQVPVELHVYRRGGHGLSLGNHLVQGEMQYGETHISSDWIDKAIRFIFD
- a CDS encoding S8 family peptidase, with amino-acid sequence MSDSTMKLANYQLIEVQKEVYKLPKGVDLIGASKLWEQGEKGRGVTIAVIDTGCDTEHIELKDRIIGGRNFTEEDEGNANIYKDYNGHGTHVCGTIAASMNGTGVVGVAPEASLIILKASNKKGIARYSSIINAIYYSIKIKVDIISLSLGGEADNEMLHEAIREAIRHNILVVCAAANENADGLPMISYPADYDECISVGSVDYGNLNKQMKRERHLDLVAPGVGILSTYLDGTYAKMSGTSMAVPHVTGALALLMNYCKKEFGRKLTESEMYAQLIKRTINFGYTPAEVGNGCIFLTAIDLVRDCYNQTLNDIEKCKKDSSKSDKST
- the argC gene encoding N-acetyl-gamma-glutamyl-phosphate reductase — encoded protein: MDTQKFNVYVDGQAGTTGLKINERLKLHPYINILKIDEDKRKDPAARKEMINAADIVFLCLPDAASIEAVSMIDPANTRTKVIDASTAHRTHPEWTYGIPELSAQAREAISHSTRTTVAGCYASAFILPLYPLVQSGIIPADYPISSHGISGYSGAGKSAILEYTDPHRDELYPTYGTPRHYALGLHHKHVPEMQQKVGLTYPPIFSPIIADYYQGLAVATQIHTRLLGKKVTPLDVHTYLAKHYEGQNFVKVMPFNPSQCLDENFYNPVACNGTNNAEIFVFGNDEQILLLTRLDNLGKGASGAAVQNMNIMLGLDETISLI
- a CDS encoding glycoside hydrolase family 13 protein is translated as MNKYAIYHTTDIPYAYGKDKDTLALRLRAARGDLKACNVYFRDRYDDDGEFKKKPLELYTSTELFDFWSVDISCFRNRYKYFFELIDTQEKIVFLDERGQEEVSSFEYLTPFQYAYICEGDIYKEEEWLQQAVVYQIFVDRFDNGDETINPENTLPWGSKVGLRTMFGGDLRGIINHLDYLEDLGVNLLYLTPIFESNSNHKYNTKDYYKIDPQFGDVEIAKELVRKCHERGMKIVFDAVFNHSGDDFFAFKDVIEKGEASPYKDWYHIDSLPIDQEKVNYYTFGACHKKMPKFQIHNPEVEAYLLKVAKYWIEEVDIDGWRLDVCDEVDHEFWKAFRKVVKSVKKDAIVIGEIMHEAASFLKGDQLDGIMNYPFKWAVTDFFARRSIGVERFDHVLAENRAIYMESITRQLWNLCDSHDTKRFLTEASDDKKRMLLMLAFQFTYIGVPYIYYGDEIGLNGGDDPECRKCMEWDPKKQDQELLSFYKQMIKLRKTHPALQTGDYKTILCENNCLGFTRNAGSESILVLLNNSDDHEQVRLPKSLKGIDLFTDKEVKLASTITLTPMTAQIIKLI
- a CDS encoding AraC family transcriptional regulator gives rise to the protein MREIFVSDDYFFNLEVSLIMETRDKEKLLQLVKQKHSWEIQDNLSASTKRNDLLIWNVLYTREIIKNGVSKQYLHPVYNKYYKSIQLLSSLAELQDIECKMIHSYFDILTHSLEAAGHTMVNKMISYLYLHIEDKIVLSDMAAAVNLSIGYMCQCFKEALGMSIMNYNKKIKIERAQILLTGTDYSILEIATLLGFCDQSNFCKAFKQITGMSPSKYRSLDIK
- a CDS encoding DUF1294 domain-containing protein — its product is MNNILILLGYLLLMNILGYVTMWSDKKKAKRGEYRISEKALFTVAILGGSIGSIAGMKKFRHKTKHWYFKYGMPAILLLQLIVAFYLGTVLNG
- a CDS encoding sugar kinase produces the protein MSKVILVGEPMALFIAETEGTLDTVTSFTRSAAGAEMNVAIGLKRLEHEVCYITKLGRDPFGKYLIDFLKGEGIDTSFICFDDHYPTAFQLKGKTSVGDPDVAYYRNGSAASNLKVDDVDEIDMCGFNHFHLTGIFPAISDISRATLLYLIEKAKNNGLTTSFDPNLRPSLWKDSTDMVATINKIAFRCDTVLPGISEGKILTGFNHEKDIADFYLSHGVKNVVIKMGPKGAYVKTQTEEAYIGGYHVEKVIDTVGAGDGFAVGFISGLLENKDVRECADRANAIGALQVMHKGDNEGLPTREQLFGFMEKKAL
- a CDS encoding sugar kinase, translating into MNNKVVTFGEIMLRLAPNGYLRFNQVDQFQATYGGGEANVAVSLANYGVDAEFVTKLPAHEIGQAAINDLRRYGVETKHIARGGERIGIYFLEKGASQRPSKVIYDRNHSAIMEATTADFNWDEIFEGATWFHFTGITPALGDNAAAICLEACKAAKAKGIKVSCDLNYRKKLWTREKAGQVMAGLMEYVDVCIANEEDAADVFGIHAANTDVTKGEVNHDGYKDVAKQLKDRFGFEYVAITLRESISASDNNWAAMLYNGEDYFFSKKYAVRIVDRVGGGDSFGGGLIYSLVNNYEPQAAIEFAVAASCLKHTIEGDFNRVSVAEVQSLAGGDGSGRVQR
- a CDS encoding bifunctional 4-hydroxy-2-oxoglutarate aldolase/2-dehydro-3-deoxy-phosphogluconate aldolase, whose product is MSNVLEQIGAYGIVPVVVINKIEEAKPLAKALCDGGLPVAEVTFRTACAKEAISIMAKEFPEMLIGAGTVLTTEQVDEAVEAGAKFIVSPGLNPKVVKYCVDKGIPVTPGCANPSDIEQAIELGLNVVKIFPAEAVGGIKLIKSMAGPYTNMKFMPTGGINAKNLNDYLSFDRIIACGGSWMVDPSLVAAGEFDKITEMTREAVTQMLGFELAHVGINAESEAAASEIAAGFDGLFNTSIKEGNSSIFAGKGIEVMKSPYLGAKGHIAYKTNYIERAVAYLKAKGVKINEESAKYNAKGKLAAIYLEEEIGGFAIHLLQK